The Cyanobium sp. ATX 6F1 genome includes a region encoding these proteins:
- a CDS encoding TOTE conflict system archaeo-eukaryotic primase domain-containing protein: protein MADSSSSELDQLRLENARLIALLETHCIDWQSTEKAPSTQQFASAELPDAAPRSAQEKVALFRRLFRGREDVYALRWQSSSSGRSGYAPACANEWQPGVCEKPRVACRDCSHRQLLPLTDVAIYGHLAGEHTLGLYPLLADDTCHLLAVDFDEHDWRDDARALLRSCRELAVPAALEISRSGEGAHVWVFFEEAVPARDARLLGAALISHTCNASRQLQLSSYDRLFPNQDFMPKGGFGNLIALPLQKEPRQRGGSVFVDEDLRPYPDQWAYLASIQRQSVAGLQTLLQTSTGGAHPLDLHFIDEEDLATPWKAAATTPKISGPLPVSITLTLADRLYVERPGLPQPLLNRLIRLAAFANPDFYKAQAMRFSVWDKPRVIGCAENFPQHIALPRGCLEPVQTLLREQGIHCDLVDGRQSGLPLELAFAGQLRDDQEAAVEAMLRHDIGVLQAPTAFGKTVVAAAILARRGVNTLVLVHRSELLRQWQERLQTFLEAPPETIGCIGGGKAKPTGRLDIAVMQSLVRKGEVNPLVQNYGQVIVDECHHIAAASFEAILRQVKARYVLGLSATLIRRDGLQPILFMQCGPIRHTAERPAGAPHILELVSRSHELRGLPTDLPIQDLMRRLAEDQQRTDRIVAEALAAWREGRKLLLLSERTHHITAIAAALETQVPELFLLHGRLSARQRSATLAALEELPPESARIVLATGRLVGEGFDHPPLDTLLLAMPVSWKGTLQQYAGRLNRQQAGKSSVRIIDWLDLGHPVTQRMWERRLRGYRAMGYELVSAQ from the coding sequence ATGGCTGACTCCAGTTCCTCTGAGCTCGATCAGCTGCGCCTCGAGAACGCCCGGTTGATTGCCCTCCTGGAAACCCATTGCATCGACTGGCAGTCCACTGAGAAGGCGCCATCCACACAGCAGTTTGCATCGGCCGAGCTCCCCGATGCCGCGCCGCGCTCGGCCCAGGAGAAAGTGGCGCTGTTCCGGCGTCTCTTCCGCGGCCGTGAAGATGTCTATGCCCTGCGCTGGCAGAGCAGCAGCAGCGGCCGCTCTGGCTATGCGCCGGCCTGCGCCAATGAGTGGCAGCCGGGGGTTTGCGAAAAGCCGCGGGTTGCCTGCCGCGATTGCAGCCACCGACAGCTGCTGCCCCTCACGGACGTGGCGATCTATGGCCATCTGGCCGGTGAACACACCCTCGGCCTCTACCCGCTGCTGGCGGACGACACCTGCCATCTGCTGGCGGTTGATTTCGATGAGCACGACTGGCGTGACGACGCCCGCGCCTTGCTGCGCTCCTGCCGGGAGCTGGCGGTGCCGGCGGCCCTGGAGATCTCCCGTTCTGGGGAGGGCGCCCATGTGTGGGTGTTCTTCGAGGAGGCGGTGCCGGCGCGGGACGCCCGCCTGCTGGGGGCGGCTCTGATCAGCCATACCTGCAACGCATCGCGCCAGCTGCAGCTGAGCTCCTACGACCGGCTCTTCCCCAACCAGGACTTCATGCCCAAGGGTGGCTTCGGAAATCTGATCGCCCTGCCGCTGCAGAAGGAACCCAGGCAGCGGGGCGGCAGCGTCTTCGTTGACGAGGACCTGCGCCCCTATCCCGATCAGTGGGCCTATCTGGCCTCCATTCAGCGCCAGTCCGTGGCTGGGCTGCAGACCCTGCTCCAAACCTCTACCGGTGGCGCCCATCCCCTCGATCTGCACTTCATTGATGAGGAGGATCTGGCGACTCCATGGAAGGCCGCTGCAACTACCCCGAAAATCAGCGGGCCGCTGCCGGTGTCGATCACGCTCACCCTGGCCGATCGCCTCTATGTGGAGCGACCAGGGCTGCCGCAGCCGCTGCTCAATCGCCTGATCCGCCTTGCCGCCTTTGCCAATCCCGACTTTTACAAAGCCCAGGCGATGCGCTTTTCGGTATGGGATAAACCGCGGGTGATCGGCTGCGCTGAGAACTTCCCCCAACACATCGCCCTGCCGCGTGGCTGCCTGGAGCCGGTGCAGACTTTGCTTCGCGAACAGGGGATCCATTGCGATCTGGTGGATGGGCGCCAAAGCGGCTTACCCCTTGAACTTGCCTTTGCGGGCCAGCTGCGTGACGACCAGGAGGCGGCGGTGGAAGCGATGCTGCGCCACGACATCGGCGTGCTGCAGGCGCCGACGGCCTTCGGAAAAACCGTTGTGGCAGCTGCGATCCTGGCTCGCCGAGGGGTGAACACTCTGGTGCTGGTGCATCGCTCGGAGCTGCTGCGTCAGTGGCAGGAACGGCTCCAGACCTTCCTGGAGGCACCACCGGAGACGATCGGCTGCATTGGTGGCGGTAAGGCGAAACCCACTGGGCGACTCGATATTGCCGTGATGCAATCGCTGGTGCGCAAGGGGGAGGTGAATCCGCTGGTGCAGAACTACGGGCAGGTGATCGTCGATGAATGCCACCACATCGCCGCCGCCTCATTTGAGGCCATTCTCCGTCAGGTCAAGGCCCGTTACGTGCTGGGGCTATCGGCCACTTTGATTCGCCGCGACGGCCTGCAGCCGATCCTGTTCATGCAGTGCGGCCCCATCCGCCATACCGCTGAGCGGCCCGCCGGGGCGCCCCATATTTTGGAACTGGTGAGCCGCAGCCATGAGCTCCGGGGGCTGCCCACCGATCTGCCGATTCAGGATCTGATGCGCCGGCTGGCGGAAGATCAGCAGCGCACCGACCGGATCGTTGCCGAGGCCCTGGCCGCCTGGCGTGAGGGCCGCAAGCTGCTGCTGCTGAGCGAGCGCACCCACCACATCACGGCGATTGCTGCCGCTCTCGAAACCCAGGTGCCGGAGCTGTTCCTGCTGCATGGCCGCCTGAGCGCACGGCAACGCAGCGCCACCCTCGCTGCGCTGGAGGAGCTACCGCCGGAGTCGGCCCGCATCGTGCTGGCCACCGGGCGACTGGTGGGTGAAGGCTTCGATCACCCGCCGCTCGACACCCTGCTTCTGGCG
- a CDS encoding type II toxin-antitoxin system RelE family toxin: MPFELAFHPEALREWHKLTAGIREQFKKKLAERLIEPRMPASKLRGSTDRYKIKLRAAGFRLVYEVRDQELLVLVVAVGKRERNAAYRKADQR, encoded by the coding sequence ATGCCCTTTGAGCTGGCCTTTCATCCCGAGGCTCTGCGGGAGTGGCACAAGCTGACAGCGGGCATCCGGGAACAGTTCAAGAAGAAGCTGGCAGAACGGCTGATCGAGCCCAGGATGCCGGCCAGCAAGCTGCGGGGCTCAACCGATCGCTACAAGATCAAGCTCCGGGCGGCTGGATTTCGTTTGGTCTACGAGGTGCGCGATCAAGAGTTGCTGGTGCTTGTCGTGGCGGTGGGCAAGCGGGAGCGCAATGCTGCCTACAGGAAGGCAGACCAGCGCTGA
- a CDS encoding type II toxin-antitoxin system Phd/YefM family antitoxin, whose amino-acid sequence MAHRVLTETAVSISELKKNPMAAAASGEGMPVAVLNRNEPAFYCVPAKAYEELLDLVDDLELGRIADARLADGQEPVRVSLDAL is encoded by the coding sequence ATGGCGCATCGCGTGCTGACCGAGACCGCCGTGAGCATCTCGGAACTCAAGAAGAACCCCATGGCCGCGGCGGCGTCCGGGGAAGGCATGCCTGTGGCTGTGCTCAATCGCAACGAGCCGGCTTTCTACTGCGTGCCGGCCAAGGCCTATGAGGAACTGTTGGATCTGGTGGACGACCTGGAGCTGGGTCGCATCGCCGATGCCCGACTGGCAGATGGGCAGGAGCCGGTGCGGGTCAGCCTCGATGCCCTTTGA
- a CDS encoding MFS transporter produces the protein MAPIPSLLSEGGTRVLTDAADLRGGARQRLLWAYGLGDAGTGMAASLIGFYLFIFYTSAAGLPPWMAGLVLMIARLWDGLNDPIVGWLSDKTNSRSGPRLPWILWSALPLGIAMAGMWWLPPGGPWMKFTFFILISMVANSLYTCVNLPYAALAAELTTDVSLRTRLNTARFTGSIIASLVGIVLGALLLRDHSNASSYLQVGLLSGVIITGSTLLCGWGLAPAARHCQRPTSHPGTTRRLLKRVATNGRFIRVLGLYLLLWCALQLMQTAALIYLPVVMRLPEGWSNWILLPFMVSTLGGLWIWNTVAYRSGRIQALKLGCGLWIGACLAAMVLPPLNGAITPTGSPDNLLRLVLLVLTIMVAGLGASTAYLIPWALLPDAIDADPEKPAGQYSAWMVLAQKICISLALFFFGNLMSLSGYQATQTILQPQSALVAIRLCMGLIPAVMVVLGLLVMRRWPDRAAHLLHGHP, from the coding sequence TTGGCCCCCATCCCCAGCCTCTTGAGCGAAGGCGGCACGAGGGTCCTCACTGATGCGGCCGATCTGCGCGGGGGAGCCCGGCAACGCTTGCTCTGGGCCTACGGCCTGGGCGATGCCGGCACCGGCATGGCCGCTTCGCTGATCGGTTTCTACCTGTTCATCTTCTACACCTCAGCCGCCGGGCTGCCGCCCTGGATGGCAGGGCTGGTGCTGATGATCGCCCGGCTCTGGGATGGCCTCAACGACCCCATCGTGGGCTGGCTGAGCGACAAGACCAACTCCCGCTCAGGCCCCCGCCTGCCCTGGATTCTCTGGAGCGCCCTGCCCCTCGGCATCGCCATGGCGGGGATGTGGTGGCTGCCGCCAGGCGGTCCCTGGATGAAGTTCACCTTCTTCATCTTGATCTCGATGGTGGCCAACAGCCTCTACACCTGCGTCAACCTGCCCTACGCCGCCCTGGCGGCCGAACTCACAACCGATGTCTCCCTGCGCACTCGGCTCAACACAGCACGGTTCACCGGTTCGATCATTGCGTCCTTGGTCGGCATCGTGCTCGGTGCCCTGCTGCTGCGCGATCACTCCAACGCCAGCAGCTACCTCCAGGTGGGCCTGCTCTCTGGGGTGATCATCACCGGCTCCACTCTCCTCTGTGGCTGGGGCCTCGCCCCGGCAGCCCGCCACTGCCAACGACCCACCAGCCACCCCGGCACCACGAGGCGCCTGCTCAAGCGGGTGGCCACCAACGGTCGGTTCATCCGGGTGCTGGGCCTTTATCTGCTGCTCTGGTGTGCCCTGCAACTGATGCAGACGGCCGCCCTGATCTATCTGCCCGTGGTGATGCGCCTGCCGGAGGGCTGGAGCAACTGGATTCTGCTGCCCTTCATGGTCAGCACCCTGGGGGGCCTGTGGATCTGGAACACCGTGGCCTACCGCAGCGGCCGGATCCAGGCGCTGAAGCTGGGCTGCGGCCTGTGGATCGGTGCCTGCCTGGCCGCCATGGTGCTGCCCCCCCTGAACGGAGCGATCACCCCCACCGGCTCTCCCGACAATCTGCTGCGACTGGTCCTGCTGGTGCTCACGATCATGGTCGCGGGCCTGGGGGCCTCCACGGCCTACCTGATCCCCTGGGCCCTGCTTCCCGACGCGATCGACGCCGATCCAGAGAAACCGGCTGGTCAGTACAGCGCCTGGATGGTGCTGGCCCAGAAGATCTGCATCTCCCTGGCGCTGTTCTTCTTCGGCAACTTGATGAGCCTCAGCGGCTACCAGGCCACCCAGACGATCCTTCAGCCCCAGAGCGCCCTGGTGGCGATCCGCCTGTGCATGGGCTTGATCCCGGCGGTGATGGTGGTGCTGGGGCTGCTGGTGATGCGGCGCTGGCCGGATCGGGCTGCCCACCTGCTCCACGGGCACCCATGA
- a CDS encoding MlaE family ABC transporter permease: protein MRAPRWLGRLGASALIGGQAVAAIARGRISVNDLFEQMMEAGPGSFLIVLITGLAAGTVFNIQVAAELTKQGAGSTVGGILALGLAREIAPLLSSTLMTGKVATAYAAQLGTMKVTEQIDAITMLRTDPVEYLVVPRVMAMVIMAPVQCLLFFAVAVWSGQMSSTALYGIPPAVFWNSVRTWMEPSDLPSMLIKAVVFGLLIAVISCGWGLSTKGGPKEVGTSTTGAVVMILITVALMDVVLTQLLFGQ, encoded by the coding sequence ATGAGAGCGCCCCGCTGGCTAGGGCGCCTGGGGGCCAGCGCCCTGATCGGCGGCCAGGCGGTCGCCGCCATCGCCCGGGGGCGCATCAGCGTCAACGATCTGTTCGAGCAGATGATGGAGGCCGGCCCCGGCAGCTTCCTGATCGTGCTGATCACCGGCCTGGCTGCCGGCACCGTGTTCAACATCCAGGTGGCCGCCGAGCTCACCAAACAGGGGGCCGGATCCACCGTGGGGGGCATCCTCGCCCTGGGTCTCGCCCGGGAGATCGCCCCGCTGCTCAGCTCCACCCTGATGACGGGCAAGGTGGCCACGGCCTATGCCGCCCAGCTGGGAACCATGAAGGTGACCGAGCAGATCGACGCGATCACCATGCTGCGCACCGACCCGGTCGAATACCTGGTGGTGCCCAGGGTGATGGCCATGGTGATCATGGCGCCGGTGCAGTGCCTGCTCTTCTTCGCGGTGGCGGTCTGGTCGGGTCAGATGAGCAGCACCGCGCTCTACGGCATCCCGCCGGCCGTGTTCTGGAACTCGGTGCGCACCTGGATGGAGCCCTCCGATCTGCCCTCGATGCTGATCAAGGCGGTGGTCTTCGGGTTGCTGATCGCCGTGATCTCCTGCGGCTGGGGTCTCAGCACCAAGGGGGGGCCCAAGGAGGTGGGCACCAGCACCACCGGGGCGGTGGTGATGATTCTGATCACCGTGGCGCTGATGGACGTGGTGCTCACCCAGTTGCTCTTCGGCCAATGA
- a CDS encoding DUF3119 family protein, with protein MTVPSAQAPSTPLGAPDPSAGVILAPHFGVALGVMLLGVALLPLTLLWSPALWVASATGLFGLFLLLQTALLRLQFTGDALVVWRQSTELRRFPYDAWLGWTLFWTPLPVLFYFREQKSIHFLPVLFDASELRRQLALHVR; from the coding sequence ATGACTGTCCCTTCCGCCCAGGCGCCCTCCACCCCGCTGGGCGCTCCGGACCCCAGCGCCGGGGTGATTCTTGCTCCCCACTTCGGTGTCGCGTTGGGGGTGATGCTGCTGGGAGTGGCGCTGCTGCCCCTGACGCTTCTGTGGAGCCCGGCCCTGTGGGTGGCCTCAGCCACAGGCCTGTTCGGCCTGTTCCTGCTGCTGCAGACCGCCCTGCTGCGGCTGCAGTTCACCGGCGATGCGCTGGTGGTCTGGCGCCAGAGCACCGAGTTGCGCCGTTTCCCCTACGACGCCTGGCTGGGCTGGACCCTGTTTTGGACACCGCTGCCGGTGCTGTTCTATTTCCGTGAACAGAAGAGCATCCATTTCCTGCCGGTGCTGTTTGATGCCAGCGAACTGCGCCGCCAGCTCGCCCTGCACGTGCGATGA
- a CDS encoding DUF3086 domain-containing protein — translation MTGPVDSPFPGSDLPGPVDPETPQPPGPEASPEAAAPSELLDLALADLRHRRAALEAEIKELESRRAVLQQELGASFAGQSDAIARRLKGFQDYLVGALQELVIQAESMELVNQPLLVQPSPLDQQAQAAAVASQQAATTVAAAGLFSQDEALIRERLQRFLGQPDFYADPWKLRRTLEPAGAALLEDWFLSQGGRGAQPSSGSRNRNALVAAAAIAVLGELYGERLQTLVLAGEPERLGEWRRGLQDCLGLAREDFGPNSGIVLFERPDALIERADRLEERGELPLIVVDAAEQVVDIPILQFPLWLAFAPGPAELALEDDLL, via the coding sequence ATGACAGGCCCCGTCGATTCCCCGTTCCCGGGCTCCGACCTGCCCGGCCCGGTCGATCCTGAGACCCCCCAGCCGCCGGGCCCTGAAGCCTCGCCAGAAGCCGCCGCCCCGAGCGAGCTGCTGGATCTGGCCCTGGCGGATCTGCGCCACAGGCGGGCCGCACTGGAGGCGGAGATCAAGGAGCTCGAAAGCCGGCGCGCTGTCCTGCAGCAGGAGCTCGGCGCCAGCTTCGCCGGCCAGTCCGATGCGATCGCCCGGCGGCTCAAGGGGTTTCAGGACTACCTGGTGGGTGCGCTCCAGGAGCTGGTGATCCAGGCGGAATCGATGGAGCTGGTGAACCAGCCGCTGCTGGTGCAGCCCTCCCCCCTCGATCAGCAGGCCCAGGCGGCGGCGGTGGCCTCCCAGCAGGCCGCCACCACCGTGGCCGCCGCAGGCCTGTTCAGCCAGGACGAGGCGCTGATCCGCGAGCGGCTCCAGCGCTTCCTGGGGCAGCCCGACTTCTATGCCGATCCCTGGAAGCTGCGCCGCACCCTCGAGCCCGCCGGGGCCGCCCTGCTGGAGGACTGGTTCCTGAGCCAGGGGGGTCGTGGCGCCCAGCCCAGCAGCGGCAGCCGCAACCGAAACGCCCTAGTGGCCGCCGCCGCCATCGCCGTGCTCGGAGAGCTCTACGGCGAACGCCTCCAGACCCTGGTGCTGGCGGGTGAGCCGGAGCGGCTGGGGGAATGGCGCCGCGGGTTGCAGGATTGCCTGGGCCTGGCGCGGGAGGATTTCGGCCCCAACAGCGGCATCGTGCTGTTCGAGCGCCCCGATGCCCTGATCGAGCGGGCCGACCGGCTGGAGGAGCGCGGTGAGCTGCCCCTGATCGTGGTCGATGCGGCCGAGCAGGTGGTGGACATTCCCATCCTGCAGTTCCCGCTCTGGCTGGCCTTCGCCCCCGGCCCGGCCGAACTCGCCCTCGAAGACGACCTGCTGTGA
- the plsY gene encoding glycerol-3-phosphate 1-O-acyltransferase PlsY, which translates to MNAPITLLLTLLAGYLLGSIPSGWLAGRWLKGIDLREHGSGSTGATNVLREVGKGPALVVFLVDVLKGAAAVLLAKTLLPPLALGAATDWWVVASGLAALAGHSWSIWLGGKGGKAVATGLGMLLGLVPLVGLACFGIFLTVLSVSRIVSLSSVLAALSLPLLMLGSFAAEGSGLRPAYLLLALLTTALVLWRHRSNIQRLLAGSEPKLGAARQVDP; encoded by the coding sequence GTGAACGCGCCGATCACCCTGCTGCTGACGCTGCTGGCGGGCTACCTGCTGGGCTCGATTCCCAGTGGCTGGCTGGCGGGCCGCTGGCTCAAGGGCATCGACCTGCGGGAGCACGGTTCCGGCTCCACGGGCGCCACCAACGTGCTGCGGGAAGTCGGCAAGGGCCCGGCCCTGGTGGTGTTCCTGGTCGATGTGCTCAAGGGGGCGGCCGCCGTGCTGCTGGCCAAAACCTTGCTGCCGCCGCTGGCCCTGGGAGCCGCCACCGACTGGTGGGTGGTGGCGAGCGGTCTGGCGGCCCTGGCCGGCCACAGCTGGTCGATCTGGCTGGGCGGCAAGGGGGGCAAGGCGGTGGCCACCGGGCTGGGGATGCTGCTGGGCCTGGTGCCCCTGGTGGGCCTGGCCTGCTTCGGCATCTTCCTGACCGTGCTCAGTGTCAGCCGGATCGTGTCGCTCTCGAGCGTGTTGGCGGCCCTGAGCCTGCCGCTGCTGATGCTGGGCTCGTTTGCCGCCGAGGGCAGTGGTCTGCGGCCCGCCTACCTGCTGCTGGCGCTGCTCACCACCGCCCTGGTGCTCTGGCGGCATCGCAGCAACATTCAGCGACTGCTGGCCGGCAGCGAACCAAAGCTGGGGGCTGCCAGGCAGGTCGATCCCTGA
- the proC gene encoding pyrroline-5-carboxylate reductase — protein sequence MASAAPAFSPETLGVIGLGRMAQALLLPLLEDGLIAPGSVRAAVATEASAQRLSALHGLEVTTDPSRAWSAPVLLLAVKPQQLEALSPPAPAASAAGGAAPLLVSVLAGVSLARLQARFPGWAVVRAVPNTPCLVRAGLTALAWDERVSPAQRQWALQLFGRVGEVFELPEAQLDAFLALTSSGPAFVALVAEALADGAVAVGLPRALAHHLASRTLAGTAALLSEQELHPAQLKDMVASPGGTTIAGLRRLEQAGLRSALIEAVVAAAERSRSFA from the coding sequence ATCGCCTCAGCGGCCCCTGCCTTTTCCCCTGAGACCCTCGGGGTGATCGGCCTGGGCCGCATGGCCCAGGCCCTGCTGCTGCCTCTGCTCGAGGATGGTCTGATCGCCCCTGGCTCCGTTCGGGCGGCGGTGGCCACGGAGGCCTCGGCCCAGCGGTTGTCGGCGCTCCATGGCCTTGAGGTGACCACCGACCCCAGCCGCGCCTGGAGCGCACCTGTGCTGCTGCTGGCGGTCAAGCCCCAGCAGCTGGAGGCCCTGTCCCCCCCTGCCCCTGCGGCTAGCGCTGCCGGTGGCGCTGCTCCGCTGTTGGTGTCGGTGCTGGCCGGCGTCAGCCTGGCGCGGCTCCAGGCCCGTTTCCCGGGCTGGGCGGTGGTGCGCGCTGTTCCCAACACCCCCTGCCTGGTGCGCGCCGGCCTCACGGCCCTGGCCTGGGATGAGCGCGTCAGCCCCGCCCAGCGCCAGTGGGCGTTGCAGCTGTTTGGCCGGGTGGGGGAGGTGTTCGAGTTGCCGGAGGCCCAGCTGGATGCCTTTCTGGCCCTGACCTCTTCGGGTCCGGCCTTCGTGGCCCTGGTGGCCGAAGCCCTGGCCGATGGGGCGGTGGCGGTCGGGCTGCCCCGGGCGCTCGCCCACCACCTGGCCAGCCGCACCCTGGCGGGCACCGCGGCCCTGCTCAGCGAGCAGGAGCTACACCCCGCTCAGCTCAAGGACATGGTGGCCAGTCCGGGGGGCACCACCATCGCTGGGCTGCGCCGGCTGGAGCAGGCGGGGCTGCGCTCGGCCCTGATCGAGGCGGTGGTGGCCGCAGCCGAGCGCAGCCGATCGTTCGCCTAG
- a CDS encoding cell division protein SepF: MSLFSRLRAVVSGDDYLDGDYDDELDYDAEEGTEGSAAARHHGSGLPGSGALALSSGFGADDPFIGSNVIGMPGLSSSAAEVTLMEPRSFDEMPRAIQALRERKTVIINLTMMEPDQAQRAVDFVAGGTFAIDGHQERVGESIFLFAPSCVTVTTTSSDEASSPTIVSRELSQEQEAAPSPAWGRSSDLSAGLGG; encoded by the coding sequence GTGTCGTTGTTTTCACGCCTGCGTGCTGTCGTTTCCGGAGACGACTACCTCGATGGTGACTACGACGACGAACTCGATTACGACGCCGAGGAAGGCACCGAAGGAAGTGCGGCAGCTCGCCACCACGGTTCCGGCCTCCCTGGATCCGGCGCCCTGGCGCTGAGCAGCGGTTTTGGAGCCGATGATCCCTTCATCGGCAGCAACGTGATCGGCATGCCGGGCCTGTCTTCCTCGGCGGCGGAGGTCACCTTGATGGAGCCCCGCAGCTTCGATGAAATGCCCCGGGCGATCCAGGCCCTGCGCGAACGCAAGACCGTGATCATCAACCTCACGATGATGGAGCCGGATCAGGCGCAGCGGGCCGTGGATTTCGTCGCCGGTGGCACCTTCGCCATCGACGGCCACCAGGAGCGCGTGGGCGAGAGCATTTTCCTGTTCGCCCCCAGCTGTGTGACCGTGACCACCACCAGCAGCGACGAGGCTTCTTCCCCCACAATTGTTTCCCGGGAGCTGTCCCAGGAGCAGGAGGCCGCCCCCAGCCCCGCCTGGGGCCGCAGCTCCGATCTCAGTGCCGGCCTGGGTGGTTGA
- a CDS encoding YggS family pyridoxal phosphate-dependent enzyme, which produces MVVDGLAARLDQLRSALPASVKLLAVSKGQPPEVIRAAVALGLRSFGESRLQEAQAKQGALGDLEPLDWHFIGRLQANKARGVLRHFGTIHSVDSLELAQRLGRIAAEEGLSPAVFLQVKLRPDPSKGGFDPETLRQQWPELAALAPLRPVGLMTLAPLGLASDGRLALFRDCAALAAELGLGELSMGMSGDWPEAVEAGSTWVRLGGALFGSRQM; this is translated from the coding sequence ATCGTCGTGGACGGCCTTGCCGCCAGGCTGGATCAGCTGCGCTCGGCCCTGCCCGCCTCGGTGAAGCTGCTGGCGGTCAGCAAGGGGCAGCCCCCGGAAGTGATCCGCGCGGCGGTGGCCCTGGGCCTGCGCAGCTTCGGCGAGAGCCGGCTGCAGGAGGCGCAGGCCAAGCAGGGGGCCCTGGGGGATCTCGAACCGCTCGATTGGCATTTCATCGGCCGCCTGCAGGCCAACAAGGCCCGGGGGGTGCTGCGCCATTTCGGCACGATCCATTCCGTCGACAGCCTGGAGCTGGCCCAGCGCCTGGGGCGCATCGCCGCCGAAGAGGGCCTGAGCCCGGCCGTGTTCCTGCAGGTGAAGTTGCGGCCCGATCCCAGCAAGGGCGGTTTTGATCCTGAAACCCTGCGCCAGCAGTGGCCCGAGCTGGCCGCCCTGGCGCCGCTGCGGCCGGTGGGTCTGATGACCCTGGCGCCCTTGGGGCTGGCGAGCGACGGACGGCTGGCGCTGTTTCGAGACTGCGCTGCGCTGGCGGCGGAGCTGGGGCTTGGCGAGCTCTCGATGGGCATGAGCGGCGACTGGCCCGAGGCGGTGGAGGCGGGCAGCACCTGGGTGCGATTGGGGGGGGCGTTGTTTGGCTCCAGGCAGATGTGA
- a CDS encoding PipX family protein, with amino-acid sequence MSAEHYLNHPTFGLLYRVAQAGEGRDLYATLYAQRMFFLVTLQARGAQFEVLPLMDARHLAEQNLARSRRDGSESHAHWRQLFDQTFI; translated from the coding sequence GTGAGCGCAGAGCATTACCTCAATCACCCCACGTTTGGGTTGCTCTACCGCGTGGCCCAGGCCGGTGAAGGCCGGGATCTCTACGCCACCCTCTACGCCCAGCGGATGTTCTTTCTGGTGACGTTGCAGGCGCGGGGGGCCCAGTTCGAGGTGCTCCCCCTGATGGACGCCCGCCACCTGGCCGAGCAGAACCTGGCCCGCTCCCGGAGGGATGGCAGCGAGTCCCACGCCCACTGGCGCCAGCTGTTCGACCAGACCTTCATCTGA
- a CDS encoding CbiQ family ECF transporter T component: protein MDWLRQLPIGQYVDGTSSWLRRLDPRLKLAWTLAFLVTPILAGPWWRLALVGLLLLVTAVSGLPWRLWRRSLPVLLALALLVGLLSALIPVGETVTRQLNRPPTELLLEPVPAGGPPAQRSGEAWELLRWGPLRLGPLPLGPLVVSRRSAELGLNGATLLFTVIHSANLLLLSTPPEELVWALSWSIGPLGRLGLPVERLGFTLLLALRFLPLVQEEFQNLLRSVSTRAVNLRRLGWKASLGLVLALGERLLANVLLRAEQGAEALLARGGLWMAPRDLRQAPRGSALLDLGGGLALILLFGLRWKYGAL, encoded by the coding sequence ATGGACTGGCTCCGGCAGCTCCCCATCGGCCAGTACGTCGATGGCACCAGCAGCTGGCTGCGCCGCCTTGATCCCCGTCTGAAGCTGGCCTGGACCCTGGCCTTCCTGGTCACCCCGATCCTGGCCGGCCCCTGGTGGCGCCTGGCCCTGGTGGGGCTGCTGCTGCTGGTCACCGCCGTCAGTGGCTTGCCCTGGCGCCTTTGGCGGCGCAGCCTGCCCGTGCTGCTGGCCCTGGCCCTGCTGGTGGGCCTGCTCTCCGCCCTGATCCCCGTCGGCGAAACCGTGACCCGCCAGCTCAACCGTCCCCCGACGGAGCTGCTGCTGGAGCCCGTGCCGGCGGGCGGCCCGCCAGCGCAGCGCAGCGGTGAGGCCTGGGAGTTGCTGCGTTGGGGCCCCCTGCGGCTCGGACCCCTGCCCCTGGGCCCCCTGGTGGTCAGTCGCCGCTCGGCGGAGCTGGGGCTGAACGGGGCGACGCTCCTGTTCACCGTGATTCACAGCGCCAACCTGTTGCTGCTCAGCACCCCGCCGGAGGAGCTGGTCTGGGCCCTGAGTTGGTCGATCGGTCCCCTGGGGCGCCTGGGGCTGCCTGTGGAGCGCCTGGGCTTCACCCTGCTGCTGGCGCTGCGCTTCCTGCCCCTGGTGCAGGAGGAGTTCCAGAACCTGCTGCGCTCGGTCTCCACCCGGGCCGTGAACCTGCGGCGCCTGGGCTGGAAGGCCTCCCTGGGGCTGGTGCTGGCCCTGGGGGAGCGGCTGTTGGCCAACGTGCTGCTGCGGGCGGAGCAGGGGGCCGAAGCCCTGTTGGCCCGGGGCGGCCTGTGGATGGCACCCCGGGACTTGCGTCAGGCGCCCAGGGGCTCGGCCTTGCTTGATCTTGGCGGTGGCCTGGCCCTGATCCTGCTGTTCGGTTTGCGGTGGAAGTACGGTGCGCTCTGA